TTGGGGCTGGCCGACATCGCCGCCGCCTTGTCGGCACAGAACGCGAAGGCCGGATCCGGCTTCTTCGAAACCGCCGACGAACGCATCTGGCTGCGCCCCTCAGGCCAGTTCGACGACCTGCAGGCGATTGCCGACACGCTGATCCGTGCCCAGGGACGCGTGTTCCGTCTCGGCGACGTGGCGGAGATCCGGCGCGGCTACGTCGATCCGCCCAGCGAGCGCATGCGCTTTAACGGCGCGGATGCGTTCGGTATCGGCGTGGCGATGCGCGCGGGCGGGGACATCGTCGCGCTGGGGCGCCACCTCGACGAGGCGGCGGCGCGGATCGAGGCCCAGTTGCCGGTGGGCATCCGCTTCGAGCGCGTTACCGACCAGCCGCGGGCGGTGCGCAATTCCGTGGGCGAGTTCGTCCAGGTGCTGACCGAGGCGGTCATCATCGTGATGGCGGTCAGCCTGCTGTCGCTCGGTTTTCGCACCGGCGTCGTGGTGCTGATCATCATCCCGGTGGTGCTGGCGATCACCTTCCTGTTCATGCATCTGTTCGGCATCGGCCTGCACAAGATCTCGCTCGGCGCGCTGATCATCGCGCTCGGCCTGCTGGTGGACGACGCGATCATCGCGGTGGAGATGATGGCAACCAAGATGGAACAGGGCTGGGAGCGGGCGAAGGCGGCCAGCTTTGCCTACACGAGCACGGCGATGCCGATGCTGTCGGGCACGCTGGTGACCGCTGCCGGCTTCCTGCCGATCGCAACCGCGGCGTCGTCCACCGGCGAGTACACGAGGTCCATCTTCCAGGTAACGGTGACTGCGCTGCTGGTGTCGTGGGTGGCGGCGGTGCTGTTCGTCCCTTACCTCGGCTATCACCTGTTGCCGGACTTCCGCGCCCGGAACGGCCGGCCGTCACGGCTCGCAGGCTGGATCGGACGCGTTTCGCCCGGGCTGGCAGCCCGTCTGCAGGCGCGCGCGTCGCACGGCCACGCCCAGCACGACGAGTACGCCATCTACCACACCCCCTTCTACACCCGGCTGCGCACGCTGGTGGGCTGGTGCGTCGCGCACCGCTGGCTGGTCATCGCGCTGACGCTGGCGAGCTTCGTGCTGTCGCTCGTCGTCTTCGTGCGCTTCGTGCCGCAGCAGTTCTTCCCCGATTCGACCCGGCCGGAGCTGCTGGTCGACCTGCGACTGGCCGAAGGCGCCTCCCACGAGGCCACCGAGCGCGCGGTGCATCGGCTCGAAGGCTGGCTCCAGCAGCAGGAGGGGGTCGAGAACTTCGTGGCGTGGCTGGGGGCGGGCAGTCCGCGGTTCTATCTGCCGCTCGACCAGCAGCTTGCGCAGACCAACTTTGCCCAGCTTGTCGTGCTGACGAAGGGCATCGCAGAACGGGAGGCGGTGCGCAGCCGGCTCATCCGCCTGTTCGAGGATGAGGCCTGGCCCTTGCGGGCCACGATCAACCGGCTGGAGAACGGCCCGCCGGTGGGTTTCCCGGTGCAGTACCGGGTCAGCGGCCAGGATATCGACACATTGCGGACGATTGCCCATCGGGTGGCCGAGGCGATGCGGACCGACCGGAACCTTTCCAATGTCCACCTCGACTGGGAGGAGCCGGCGAAATCGATCCGCCTGAAGGTGGACCAGGACAAGGCGCGCCTGCTCGGGGTGTCGAGCCGCGATCTGGCCGGCCTGCTGGCCACCTCCTTGCAAGGCACAACGGTGAGCGAGTTCCGGGAGGGCACCGAGACGATACAGATGGTGCTGCGCGGCGCGGGCGCGGAGCGCGCGCACCTCGGGCTGCTGTCCGATCTCGCGGTGCCGGTGTCGGGCGGGCGCAGCGTTCCGCTCGCGCAGCTGGCGACGCTCGAATACGGTTTCGAGGAGGGCGTGATCTGGCGGCGCAACCGGATTCCCACCGTGACGGTCCGCGCCAGTCTGTACGGCGGTACACAGCCCGCGGTCGTCGTGCAG
Above is a window of Azoarcus olearius DNA encoding:
- a CDS encoding efflux RND transporter permease subunit, which gives rise to MSRRRGFNISAWGLAHPALVLYCLIALSLIGILAYSRLGQSEDPPFTFKIMVVRTEWPGASAREVEQQVTDKIEKKLQEIAQLDFVRSFSKPGESMVLVLAKDSTAAREVEGIWYQVRKKVGDIRDYLPAGVKGPYFNDEFGDTYGNIFALVGDGISHAELKRHAEAVRGELLRVPDVGKVSFFGEQAQRVYIELSNTKLATFGLGLADIAAALSAQNAKAGSGFFETADERIWLRPSGQFDDLQAIADTLIRAQGRVFRLGDVAEIRRGYVDPPSERMRFNGADAFGIGVAMRAGGDIVALGRHLDEAAARIEAQLPVGIRFERVTDQPRAVRNSVGEFVQVLTEAVIIVMAVSLLSLGFRTGVVVLIIIPVVLAITFLFMHLFGIGLHKISLGALIIALGLLVDDAIIAVEMMATKMEQGWERAKAASFAYTSTAMPMLSGTLVTAAGFLPIATAASSTGEYTRSIFQVTVTALLVSWVAAVLFVPYLGYHLLPDFRARNGRPSRLAGWIGRVSPGLAARLQARASHGHAQHDEYAIYHTPFYTRLRTLVGWCVAHRWLVIALTLASFVLSLVVFVRFVPQQFFPDSTRPELLVDLRLAEGASHEATERAVHRLEGWLQQQEGVENFVAWLGAGSPRFYLPLDQQLAQTNFAQLVVLTKGIAEREAVRSRLIRLFEDEAWPLRATINRLENGPPVGFPVQYRVSGQDIDTLRTIAHRVAEAMRTDRNLSNVHLDWEEPAKSIRLKVDQDKARLLGVSSRDLAGLLATSLQGTTVSEFREGTETIQMVLRGAGAERAHLGLLSDLAVPVSGGRSVPLAQLATLEYGFEEGVIWRRNRIPTVTVRASLYGGTQPAVVVQQLGPQIEAIRAALPLGYRVEVGGAVEESSKGGGSVAAGVPLFIGVVLTVLMLQLQSFSRTLLVVLTAPLGMIGVTVFLLAFNKPFGFVAMLGTIALSGMIMRNSVILVDQIRQDVDAGRTAWDAVVEATVRRFRPIVLTAAAAILAMIPLSRSAFFGPMAVAIMGGLTVATVLTMLFLPALYAAWYRIRRAPAPLPPAPPSGANMEAVQGARM